One genomic segment of Sminthopsis crassicaudata isolate SCR6 chromosome 2, ASM4859323v1, whole genome shotgun sequence includes these proteins:
- the FOXB1 gene encoding forkhead box protein B1, with protein sequence MPRPGRNTYSDQKPPYSYISLTAMAIQSSPEKMLPLSEIYKFIMDRFPYYRENTQRWQNSLRHNLSFNDCFIKIPRRPDQPGKGSFWALHPSCGDMFENGSFLRRRKRFKVLKSDHLAPSKPADAAQYLQQQAKLRLSALAASGTHLPQMPAAAYNLGGVSQPSGFKHPFAIENIIAREYKMPGGLAFSAMQPVPAAYPLPNQLTTMGSSLGTGWPHMYGSSMIDSATPISMASGDYSAYGVPLKPLCHGGQTLPAIPVPIKPTPAAVPALPALPAPIPTLLSNSPPSLSPTSSQTATSQSSPATPSETLTSPASALHSVAVH encoded by the coding sequence atgccTCGGCCGGGTCGAAACACGTACAGCGACCAGAAGCCGCCTTACTCTTATATCTCCCTTACTGCCATGGCCATCCAGAGCTCCCCGGAGAAGATGCTGCCCCTGAGCGAAATTTACAAGTTCATCATGGACCGTTTCCCCTATTACCGGGAGAACACACAGCGTTGGCAGAATAGCTTGCGCCACAACCTTTCCTTCAATGACTGCTTCATCAAGATCCCGCGGCGGCCAGACCAGCCCGGTAAGGGCAGCTTCTGGGCTCTACATCCCAGCTGCGGTGACATGTTTGAGAATGGCAGTTTCCTGAGGCGCCGCAAACGCTTCAAGGTGCTCAAATCTGACCACTTGGCGCCCAGCAAACCGGCCGACGCGGCTCAGTACCTGCAGCAGCAGGCCAAGCTGCGCCTTAGCGCCCTGGCCGCCTCGGGCACCCACCTGCCTCAAATGCCCGCGGCCGCCTACAACCTGGGCGGCGTGTCACAACCCTCGGGGTTTAAGCATCCCTTCGCTATCGAGAACATCATCGCTCGCGAGTATAAGATGCCCGGAGGTTTGGCTTTCTCCGCTATGCAGCCAGTGCCCGCCGCCTATCCCCTCCCGAACCAGTTGACTACCATGGGCAGTTCCTTGGGCACTGGCTGGCCCCATATGTACGGTTCAAGCATGATCGACTCGGCCACCCCTATCTCCATGGCGAGCGGCGACTACAGCGCTTACGGGGTACCGCTGAAGCCTCTGTGCCACGGAGGGCAGACGCTGCCAGCCATCCCGGTGCCCATCAAACCCACGCCGGCTGCTGTGCCCGCCCTGCCCGCTTTGCCCGCGCCCATCCCCACGCTGCTCTCGAACTCGCCTCCCTCACTCAGCCCCACTTCTTCGCAGACAGCGACCAGCCAAAGCAGCCCCGCCACTCCGAGCGAGACTCTCACCAGCCCGGCTTCCGCCTTGCACTCTGTGGCCGTGCACTGA